AGCGCCAGAACGGCCGCGTCGAGACCCACTTGATCGGCTTCGAGAGCTCCTGCTGTTTGGCGACGACCATCCGCGCGACGGTCGGGGTCAATTCGGGGGTCAGCGCGACCTCGCGGCCGCCCTTGTCCTCGAACGCGTAGAGCTCTTCGACGATCTCCTCGCCGCTCTTGTCGACGTACATCTGGGTGCGCTCGAGTGCGGGGGTGCCGACCTCCCGGAAGCCGTACCGTCGTGCCGCGGCCTCCAGGCTGTCGATAACCTCCCGGCGCGCCCCCATCTCGGCGGGGTAGAAGTCACGAAATCCCTTGAGGTGGTCGTACATGTCCCCCGATTCGTTCAGGCCGCGCTTCAAACTGTCCTTTGTCGCTCGGGTGGCGATTCGCCCCCCGTCAGCGTCCGTGCGTTCGGCGTTCTCGCCGTCGTCCGTTTGGTTCGACTGCTGGAGGCGTTAGTTCGACTCGCTTCGCGGCGAGATTCTCCAATACATTGATAGCTCGCTCGGTGCTGAGATACGCCCGTGCAACGGCTCGAAGAGGATGACTGGGTCGCGGACGTCGGTAAACAGCTCCCGGTCTCGCCGCTGTCGATTCTCGGATTCGTCCTCGCCGCTACCATCGGCGTGCGGATCGCCGGCGAGACCCTCTCGACGAGGACGATCCTCGAGAGCATCTTTCCGCTCGTGATCGCGACGGCGGTCGTCCTCGCCGACCGGTTCCTCGTCGCGCAGGACGTCTCGGCGCGGGATCGACTCACCGTTTTCGCGTACAGTCTCGGCGGCTTTCTCGCCGCGTTCATCGTGGCGGCGTTACACCTCTACATCGCCTACCTCGACGGACTCGGCTCCCGCTCGCCGCTGTACCTGTTGTTGATGAGCGGGACGATGGGCGTCGGCGCCGGCACCGTCGCCGGCATCTACGACATCAAACAGCGGGCCGCGACCCGCGAGGCGCGCCGGCAGAGCGAGCGCTTAGAGGAGTTCGCCAGCGTCGTCAGCCACGACCTCCGGAACCCCCTCAGCGTCGCGCGCGGGCGCCTCGATGCGGCCTTCCAGACCGGGAACGCCGACCACCTCAAGGAGGTCGACGCCGCCCTGACGCGGATGGACGAACTGATCGAGGAGTCGCTGTCGGTCGCCCGCAGCGGGACGCAGGTCGAGGAGACCTACGAGGTGCCCCTCGAGGAACTCGCCGGCGACGCCTGGTCGTCGACCGCGACCGACGAGGCGACCTACGAGGTGGTCGACCACCGAACGCTCCAGGTCGATCCGCTGCGGGCGAAACAGCTCTTCGAGAACCTCTTTCGGAATTCGATCGAGCACGGCCGGGAGGACGTCACCATCCGCGTCGGCGCCTGTTCGGGGGGCTTTTTCGTCGAAGACGACGGCCCCGGGATTCCCGAGGACGAACGCGACAAGATCTTAGAGCAGGGGTACTCGACGGCCGAGGACGGGTCCGGACTCGGGCTCGCGATCGTCCGCGCCATCGCGGACGCGCACGGCTGGTCGGTCGCGGTCACGGAAAGCGAACGCGGCGGCGCGCGGTTCGAGTTCACGCGGTAGCGCTCGGCGCCTCTCCCCGCTCGTGCTCGAGCGCGCCGGCACAACGCGGGCTTATTCGCTCGCTCGCCGAACGCCCGTCACGTACGTCTGCGTGTGATCGGGGAAGCAGTCGTCGACGGCTCCGGGGCCGCCCTCGTCGGCGATGACCGTCCGGAGTTCCGCCTCGTAGTCGGCGCGATCGATCTCCTCGCTCGGACCCACGGTCACCTCGAGTCGCGCGTCGACGAGTCGGTCGACGGCGGTGCGGCCGAAGCCCGACAGCGGCGCGATGTAGTCGACGTCGTGGCGATCCTCCAGGCTCTGGGCCTGCGCGCGGGAGATCGTCGGCACGCGGTCGTCCCGGCGCGTCCCGTCGGCGATGGCGTCGTACTCGCGGTCGGCCAGTCGCTCGAGTGCGTGCTGGTGAACCCGCTGGATGCCGTTGCGAGGGAAGCCGTCTTCTCGAATCGTCGCCGCGGCCTCGCGAGCGATATCGGCGTCCAGTTCGAGTCGCTCGAACTCGAATCCCATCGAGGCGGCGGTCTCGCGGGCGTGTTTCCAGTCGTCGCTGACGCCGAAGTGGGCCGTCACCAGCGTGACGTCGTAGAACTCCTCGAGGAGAAGGGCCGCGAGCGTCGAGTCCTTGCCGCCGCTGTAGAGCAGTCCCAGCTCCATCAGCGCCGCTTGATGTCGAAGCTCTGGGAGTCGGGTTTCAGCTCCTGGAGGAGCTGTTTCATCTTCTCGTCGTCGATCTTCCCCTGCATGCGGCCGCTGCGGGCCAGGCTGATGACCTGTCGTTCGACCTGTTCGCCGAACTGCGGTTTGCTCATCTTGACCGTGTTGAGCCGCTTGCGAGCGTCGTCGGTCAGGTGCTGGCGGAGGACGGCCTTCTTCTGGGCCTCGGCCTGTTGTTTGGCGGCCTCCTGCGAGCCGCCCTGCTGGCCGTCGGCCTGCTCCTGTAGCTGCTCCATTTTCTTCTGTCGCAGCTCCTCGAGTTTCTCCTCGTCGGGTGTGTCACTCATAGCTATCCTGACTGTTGTTTCGCGCGGCGGAAAATGATTTCGGACGACAGGCGATACTGTCGGCGCTCGAGGGGTGTTCGGCGTGAAAACTGGATTCGTCTCGCGTTACGCGTAGCGCTCGAGTTCCGGACGGTCGAGTTCCTCGAGGACCTCGCCGGCGGTGTCGTCGAGGAGGCTCTGTCCCTCGGCGGTGATGCGTCGGCCCTCGCCCTCGGCGGTCTCGACGAGATCCTCCTCTTCGAGCTGCTGGAGGATCGTTCGGATGAGGTTCTTCGAGCCGTCGGCGCGCTTGTCCGGGGCGACCTGGTAGCGGTTCGAACCGCCCTTCGCGCCGCCGTACTCGGTCGAGAGTCGCTCGACGCCGATCGGGCCGCGGTCGGCGACCTTCCGCAGGAGGCTCGCGGCGCGGGTCGCCCAGAAGTCCTCCTGTTCGGGCGGCAGTTCGTTGGCGACACCGCTCTTGGCGAACTTGCCCCAGTCGGGTTCGTCGAGCCGTTCCTCGAGATCGTCGGCGAGCGCCTCGATGAGGTCGTCTGCCGGAACGTCGTACATCGTAGCCATTGGCGTGTGGTTCCCGTCGCCGGCATTTAAGGCCATCGTTGTCCCGCGCAGCGGTGGTGTGGCGACCGCTCGCAGGGGCTCGGCGACCGGCGGGCCGCGGTGCCTCGAGGCGTCCAGCCTCCAGTCCGGGCGGTTTTTCGTGTTGGAATAGAAACGGGACGTATGGACGAACGCGCCGCCCTGTCGCTGCTGGAGGGCGAACTCGAGGCCGCCGGTGACGACGCGGCCGTCGTCGACGATCTGGTGATCACGACGGACATGCTCCACGAGCGGACGGATTTCCCGACGGGGACGACCCGCTACACGGCGGGCTGGCGCGCGGTCGGCGCGTCGCTGTCGGACGTCGCCGCGATGGGCGCCGACGCGACCGCCGCGGTCGCGGCCTACGCCGCCCCCGAATTCGACCGCGACGAACTCCTCGCGTTCGTTCGGGGCGCACGCGACGTCTGCGACCGCGTCGACGCGACCTACGTCGGCGGCGACCTCGACGGCCACTC
This portion of the Haloterrigena gelatinilytica genome encodes:
- a CDS encoding sensor histidine kinase — encoded protein: MQRLEEDDWVADVGKQLPVSPLSILGFVLAATIGVRIAGETLSTRTILESIFPLVIATAVVLADRFLVAQDVSARDRLTVFAYSLGGFLAAFIVAALHLYIAYLDGLGSRSPLYLLLMSGTMGVGAGTVAGIYDIKQRAATREARRQSERLEEFASVVSHDLRNPLSVARGRLDAAFQTGNADHLKEVDAALTRMDELIEESLSVARSGTQVEETYEVPLEELAGDAWSSTATDEATYEVVDHRTLQVDPLRAKQLFENLFRNSIEHGREDVTIRVGACSGGFFVEDDGPGIPEDERDKILEQGYSTAEDGSGLGLAIVRAIADAHGWSVAVTESERGGARFEFTR
- a CDS encoding DUF7411 family protein, encoding MELGLLYSGGKDSTLAALLLEEFYDVTLVTAHFGVSDDWKHARETAASMGFEFERLELDADIAREAAATIREDGFPRNGIQRVHQHALERLADREYDAIADGTRRDDRVPTISRAQAQSLEDRHDVDYIAPLSGFGRTAVDRLVDARLEVTVGPSEEIDRADYEAELRTVIADEGGPGAVDDCFPDHTQTYVTGVRRASE
- a CDS encoding DNA-binding protein, yielding MSDTPDEEKLEELRQKKMEQLQEQADGQQGGSQEAAKQQAEAQKKAVLRQHLTDDARKRLNTVKMSKPQFGEQVERQVISLARSGRMQGKIDDEKMKQLLQELKPDSQSFDIKRR
- a CDS encoding 30S ribosomal protein S19e, with translation MATMYDVPADDLIEALADDLEERLDEPDWGKFAKSGVANELPPEQEDFWATRAASLLRKVADRGPIGVERLSTEYGGAKGGSNRYQVAPDKRADGSKNLIRTILQQLEEEDLVETAEGEGRRITAEGQSLLDDTAGEVLEELDRPELERYA